The Blastocatellia bacterium DNA window AGTGCCATTCCAGCTTTAGCTTTTCTGGGACGAGTAACATTTTTTTTTCTCTGTATATCTTACGGCTGCTAAATTTTCTTCTTTTGCTTTAGAAAAAATGCTGCTAATGCGGCTGCCCTCATAAATTGTCCGGCTTGGTATTATGCTACGCTGTGGGTTACGGATTAATAAGATGAGAACCTGGATAATCAGCTGTATGAAGCCAAATATCCAAAGGTTTAGCTAGTTGAAAAGTTAGTTGCTCGTTGCCTTTATCATTGCGTCCAACAAGAATTTCATAACCATCAGAAGATAAATAGCAGCGTAGCCCACTTGGTAGGGTGGATTGTTTTTTAACGTCCGTTTTCTTAGTTACTTTACTGTCAGCAGGTTTTTCTATATTGTCTAAGTCTAGTTCTGTTTCAGCAGCTAGTATTCTACTAAGTAAATTTTCTTGCTTAGCTAGCTCCTTTTCTGTCTCAGCTAGACGTTTAGCTACAGCTTGTTGACCTCGTTTAGCACGTTGATATTGCTTAAAGTAATCTTCTGCTAGCTGTTTTGGAGATTTATTTTCTGTAATAGATAAACTTATTTCTTTTTGTTCTGGGTCAAAATAATCTATTAAAAAGAGCTTGTTATTTTCTTTATGTAAAGTACCTAGATTAGCTAAAATTAGCTCTCCTAAACGTTTATACTCTTCAGCTTGAGAAAACTCTTTTTCTTCGTTGTGGAGTTTTTTAGTTAAAGATTCTAATTTAGTAATGGCTGATTTGGCTTTAGCTTTTAAGCTATTAAACCGATTTTGAAAAACTGTTAATTTTGCAAGTAAATTAAAATAGTGTTCAGTTGCCTCATTAAGGGATAAAAACTTTGTTGGAACCAAGTTTTTAGCTATTGCTAAATCTAAATAAGTTAAAATTAAGTTCTTACGAATATCTACTTTTCCAATAGATAATTTACTTAGAGATTCTAAAGCATAAATACGCGCCTGTTTTGGTTCAGATAATTCTTTTAGAATAGATTTTAATGCTTCAAATGGTGGTTGGTTTGCAGAACGAAAAATAAGCTCTTTTACTAGAGTAGGGGAAAATCCACTTAATTTGCTTGCTAGTTCTGGTAATTTAGTAGTTTTAAGTAATTCATTAAATTGGCTTTCTGTTAACTCCTTAGCAGGTAGTAAGTTTTTTTCTAAAGGCAGTAAAGAAATATTTATATGCTCTGGAACTTCCCGTAAACTAGCTAAATAAGCATTGTCTACAAAAAGATGAGCATTAGCACCGCGTCCCATTAAATCTAGTAGTAAGGTTAAAG harbors:
- a CDS encoding NFACT family protein; the encoded protein is MALENYLLDQIVLEAVPLVTNQLVGRIYEPSAMEFLVNLRRSDNLSLYFSLLPNRPAFFLTYKLKNLATEHSASHLTNFMRKYFTGATLTELVKETDERRIRINFSNFDITGKAITLTLLLDLMGRGANAHLFVDNAYLASLREVPEHINISLLPLEKNLLPAKELTESQFNELLKTTKLPELASKLSGFSPTLVKELIFRSANQPPFEALKSILKELSEPKQARIYALESLSKLSIGKVDIRKNLILTYLDLAIAKNLVPTKFLSLNEATEHYFNLLAKLTVFQNRFNSLKAKAKSAITKLESLTKKLHNEEKEFSQAEEYKRLGELILANLGTLHKENNKLFLIDYFDPEQKEISLSITENKSPKQLAEDYFKQYQRAKRGQQAVAKRLAETEKELAKQENLLSRILAAETELDLDNIEKPADSKVTKKTDVKKQSTLPSGLRCYLSSDGYEILVGRNDKGNEQLTFQLAKPLDIWLHTADYPGSHLINP